A single Acidobacteriota bacterium DNA region contains:
- a CDS encoding VCBS repeat-containing protein, whose translation MQGRRGLWPILLLGVLLSGSMGPAAAQSTSGLAAEFAFTQYEVVTGSAKRQTVLTGFLLGSSSAELAVVDIDDGDERRLRIYEFGDSAWAPHTEAALGRDVRFVDVASIGGRDLLLTYDPGRLNWFDPESATERPLVAVTASFNPPRSGEIPHVDVSRDVNGDGRDDLVVPGVDGFSVFIQTSAGEFADPVAIGRSADLSRIYGADGYRYNPWDESRVHEMDYDLDGRRDLVFWNEDHFEVHLQDEDGLFSQAETFTTDVTFDSDGLSSLATGDMTGRVLHSIADLNGDGVGDLVVFSLEGASISRKRSTCEVYLGARAPDGGTRFARNVDFTFQSDGRIQLGMNRRDFDGDGDLDLMFTTIEVAYLESSLWKRLKGFMGDDVWLDLEFYPMKEGLHSDEPNAIRRMQLDGHPSVRELGWVPLDVVLRGATHEERKTQKRHLRAFNTTLLIGDVTGDGRSDLLIEETHRKLLVFAGVPGPELFARQPQRVAVAIPNDEEYTWLVDLNRDGKQDLLMHHASTTEPHRVTMLIAR comes from the coding sequence ATGCAGGGTCGACGAGGCCTGTGGCCCATTCTGTTGCTTGGAGTACTCCTGTCGGGAAGCATGGGTCCCGCCGCCGCGCAGTCCACTTCCGGGCTGGCCGCGGAGTTCGCTTTCACGCAGTACGAGGTCGTCACCGGCTCCGCGAAACGTCAGACCGTCTTGACGGGGTTCCTACTCGGGAGCTCAAGCGCGGAGCTTGCGGTCGTGGACATCGACGACGGTGACGAACGCCGTCTGCGTATCTACGAGTTCGGAGACAGCGCCTGGGCGCCGCATACCGAGGCGGCACTCGGTCGCGACGTGCGATTCGTTGACGTGGCCAGCATCGGCGGACGTGACCTGCTGCTCACCTACGATCCCGGACGCCTGAACTGGTTCGATCCCGAATCGGCGACTGAGCGCCCGCTGGTCGCGGTCACTGCCAGCTTCAACCCGCCTCGCAGCGGCGAGATCCCCCATGTCGACGTCAGTCGGGACGTGAATGGCGACGGCCGAGACGACCTGGTCGTGCCGGGCGTCGATGGCTTCAGCGTGTTCATCCAGACGAGCGCCGGCGAGTTCGCGGATCCGGTGGCAATCGGCCGGTCCGCTGACTTGAGCAGGATCTACGGGGCCGATGGCTACCGGTACAACCCCTGGGATGAAAGCCGTGTCCACGAGATGGACTACGACCTGGACGGACGCCGCGACCTGGTGTTCTGGAACGAGGACCACTTCGAGGTTCATCTCCAGGATGAAGACGGGTTGTTCTCCCAGGCCGAGACCTTCACGACCGATGTCACATTCGACTCCGACGGACTCTCCTCCCTCGCCACCGGAGACATGACGGGGAGGGTGCTTCACTCGATAGCCGACCTGAACGGCGACGGTGTCGGGGATCTCGTGGTTTTCTCGCTGGAAGGCGCGAGCATCTCGCGCAAGCGTTCAACCTGCGAGGTGTATCTCGGCGCGCGGGCACCCGACGGCGGAACCCGGTTCGCGCGGAACGTCGACTTCACCTTCCAGTCGGACGGCAGGATTCAGCTCGGGATGAACCGGCGCGACTTCGATGGCGACGGCGACCTCGACCTGATGTTCACGACGATCGAGGTCGCGTACCTCGAGAGCAGTCTCTGGAAGAGGCTCAAGGGGTTCATGGGCGATGACGTCTGGCTGGATCTCGAGTTCTATCCCATGAAGGAGGGCCTCCATTCCGACGAACCCAACGCCATCCGCAGAATGCAACTGGATGGCCACCCCAGCGTCAGGGAGCTCGGGTGGGTGCCGCTGGACGTCGTGCTTCGAGGAGCCACGCACGAGGAACGGAAGACGCAGAAGCGTCACCTGCGCGCGTTCAACACGACCCTGCTGATCGGGGATGTGACCGGCGACGGCCGCTCGGACCTGCTGATAGAGGAAACCCATCGGAAACTGCTCGTCTTCGCCGGTGTGCCGGGACCCGAACTGTTCGCCCGGCAGCCTCAGAGGGTTGCGGTCGCCATCCCCAACGACGAGGAGTACACCTGGCTCGTGGACCTCAACAGGGACGGCAAGCAGGATCTGCTCATGCATCACGCGTCGACGACGGAGCCCCATCGGGTGACGATGCTGATCGCCCGTTGA
- a CDS encoding VCBS repeat-containing protein, whose protein sequence is MPAFVPERHEVVVGAAERLTVLTGFLLGGPVANLAALHIDGDGDRRLRIFSFLDGDWSPAVEATLRRDVSFVDVANIDGRDRLIAYGGGRLTWFDPASGTEHELAAVTSDFRTSPRPEVLHVDITRDLNADGRDDLVVPHGQGFHVFVQTSGGGFSEPLTIGPAAGLNRVYGADGYRYTPWDEGGRIHEMDYDLDGRSDLVFWNDGHFEVHLQTEDELFSPEARTFTTGIAFDSDQIASLAAPAGIRSRRRDHMPEGESRGRVLHSLTDMDGDGVTDLVVFELKGASLWKMHSSYEAYFGAPGPSGSVEFSPEPGAVVESEGIISGIDRHDFDRDGQVDVVVTAFEPTVFSAIRVLVMSILTGAGSFDLEMFRMEDGRYSERPNAVRQIRPRTPRKSGEKAFWPAVRMGDVNGDGRSDVLIARNRKMLHVHLGVPGPGLLAKKPQRFAIPVPEDEEYTWLTDLNQDGKQDVLMHHTSTTEPHRLVVLMSR, encoded by the coding sequence GTGCCGGCGTTCGTCCCGGAGCGTCACGAGGTCGTCGTCGGCGCCGCCGAACGCCTGACCGTGTTGACCGGGTTCCTCCTGGGGGGCCCGGTTGCAAACCTGGCCGCTCTGCACATCGACGGCGACGGCGACCGCCGGCTGCGCATCTTCAGCTTCCTGGACGGCGACTGGTCGCCGGCGGTCGAGGCCACCCTGCGCCGCGACGTGTCGTTCGTGGACGTCGCGAACATCGACGGTCGAGACCGCCTGATTGCCTACGGCGGCGGCCGGCTGACCTGGTTCGACCCGGCGTCCGGGACGGAACACGAACTCGCCGCTGTGACCTCGGACTTCAGGACGTCGCCACGTCCGGAAGTGCTCCATGTGGACATCACGCGCGACCTGAACGCGGACGGCCGCGACGATCTCGTGGTGCCCCACGGTCAGGGCTTTCACGTCTTCGTTCAGACCAGCGGCGGTGGATTCTCGGAGCCGCTGACGATTGGCCCCGCTGCCGGGCTGAACCGCGTCTACGGGGCCGACGGATACCGCTACACGCCCTGGGACGAGGGCGGTCGCATCCACGAGATGGACTACGACCTGGATGGCCGAAGCGACCTCGTGTTCTGGAACGACGGCCACTTCGAGGTGCATCTCCAGACCGAAGACGAACTCTTCTCCCCCGAGGCCCGCACGTTCACGACCGGGATCGCGTTCGACTCCGACCAGATCGCTTCGCTCGCCGCACCGGCGGGGATACGCAGCCGGCGTCGCGATCACATGCCCGAGGGCGAGAGCAGGGGCAGAGTGCTGCACTCGCTGACCGACATGGACGGAGACGGTGTCACCGACCTGGTGGTGTTCGAACTGAAGGGCGCTAGCTTGTGGAAGATGCACTCCTCCTACGAGGCGTACTTCGGCGCTCCCGGCCCAAGTGGAAGCGTGGAGTTCTCACCGGAACCGGGCGCGGTGGTCGAGTCCGAGGGCATCATCTCCGGAATCGACCGGCACGATTTCGATCGGGACGGCCAGGTCGATGTGGTCGTGACGGCCTTCGAGCCGACGGTCTTCTCGGCGATCAGGGTGCTCGTCATGTCGATTCTGACCGGTGCCGGATCGTTCGATCTCGAGATGTTCCGCATGGAGGACGGCCGCTACAGCGAACGTCCGAACGCGGTACGCCAGATCAGGCCCAGAACCCCCAGGAAGAGCGGCGAGAAGGCGTTCTGGCCGGCGGTCCGGATGGGAGACGTGAACGGCGACGGGCGCTCCGACGTCCTGATTGCGAGGAACCGGAAGATGCTGCACGTCCATCTCGGCGTGCCGGGGCCGGGGTTGCTCGCCAAGAAGCCTCAGCGGTTCGCGATCCCGGTGCCCGAAGACGAGGAGTACACCTGGTTGACCGACCTGAACCAGGACGGCAAGCAGGATGTCCTGATGCACCACACGTCGACGACGGAGCCTCATCGGCTGGTCGTGCTGATGTCCCGCTAG
- a CDS encoding alpha/beta hydrolase — MRIEVDGATLNVEVDGAPTAPAVLFWNGGGCTLRMWDFIVERLGSGYRTVRFDIRGTGQSTPAADPSQYTLEQYAADAVKILEALDIERSHVWSMAWGSRAALAYAELHPERVDLLALYDAAIDPPDVPAQREGSREAVHKQEIAGIKRFERPNGWRQHAHPDSVRPAMQAISRGFDLAAAARGLAMKTLVATGDHDPNLPSSRDLAAMAPDAELVVMENVGHGSVLQRPDLATAIFTDFVAANTSELPP, encoded by the coding sequence ATGCGAATCGAAGTCGACGGCGCGACGCTGAACGTCGAGGTCGACGGCGCCCCGACGGCGCCGGCCGTCCTCTTCTGGAACGGCGGCGGCTGCACGCTCCGCATGTGGGACTTCATCGTCGAGCGCCTGGGAAGCGGTTACCGCACCGTCCGCTTCGACATCCGCGGCACCGGCCAGAGCACGCCGGCGGCGGACCCCTCCCAGTACACGCTGGAACAGTACGCGGCGGACGCCGTCAAGATCCTCGAGGCACTCGACATCGAGCGCTCCCACGTCTGGTCCATGGCCTGGGGGTCGCGGGCGGCTCTGGCCTATGCCGAACTCCACCCCGAACGGGTCGACCTGCTTGCGCTCTACGATGCCGCGATCGACCCGCCGGACGTTCCGGCACAGCGGGAAGGCAGCCGCGAAGCCGTCCACAAGCAGGAGATCGCGGGCATCAAGCGCTTCGAACGGCCCAACGGCTGGCGCCAACACGCCCACCCGGACTCGGTCCGCCCCGCCATGCAGGCGATCTCCAGGGGCTTCGACCTCGCGGCCGCGGCGCGGGGGCTGGCGATGAAGACCCTGGTCGCCACCGGAGACCATGACCCGAACCTCCCGTCCAGCCGCGATCTGGCCGCCATGGCGCCCGACGCGGAACTCGTCGTGATGGAGAACGTCGGCCACGGCTCGGTGCTCCAACGCCCCGACCTCGCCACCGCGATCTTCACGGACTTCGTCGCAGCGAACACCTCGGAGCTTCCCCCATGA
- a CDS encoding VCBS repeat-containing protein — MCLYGCVGPAATLPGAQPAERFAFERYDVVTGAREPQTVLTGFLLGSSLADLAVVDSDRNDDRRLRILTFRAGEWVPEVETTLRPGTSFVDVAAIDGRDRLVIYGAGRLTWFDPESETERELAAVESDFKSPRRGEVVHVDITRDLNGDGRDELVVPQNHAFHVLVQGSGGTFADPVTIGPPTGPDRVYRGDGYRFRPWDDGGRVHEMDYDLDGRRDLVFWNQDHFAVHLQDRRGLFAAEASTTFTTEVAFDSDDPASLAAPQEVRHRRIDDSLTGAPTGRVLHSLTDLNGDGVADLVVFSLDIRSMWNVRFTYEVHRGAPTPGGGTVFAPAAGAATLSDGLPYEIGPYDFDNDGQVDVMFRTMRFGVFKTVRMIGAGMLTRSVPMRLDFYRMEGGVYSGKPSAVRKIRGRAPGVSGEKGIFHPSVLVGDVNGDSRLDLLVQKGRKGLNVFLGVPGSELFAGRPEEVAIAMPNEEYTWLVDLNRDGKQDVLMHHTFTTEPHRVAILVAK; from the coding sequence GTGTGCCTGTACGGATGCGTCGGACCTGCCGCCACGCTTCCCGGCGCCCAGCCGGCGGAGCGGTTTGCCTTCGAGCGGTACGACGTGGTCACCGGCGCCCGCGAGCCCCAGACCGTCTTGACGGGCTTCCTTCTGGGAAGCTCGTTGGCGGACCTCGCGGTCGTGGACAGCGATAGGAACGATGACCGGCGCCTGCGGATCCTGACGTTCAGGGCCGGTGAATGGGTGCCGGAAGTCGAAACCACGCTGCGGCCCGGAACTTCCTTCGTTGACGTGGCCGCCATCGACGGCCGGGACCGGCTGGTGATCTACGGCGCCGGCCGGCTGACGTGGTTTGATCCCGAGTCAGAGACGGAGCGGGAACTCGCTGCGGTGGAGTCCGACTTCAAATCGCCGCGGAGGGGTGAGGTTGTCCATGTCGACATCACGCGCGACCTGAACGGCGACGGCCGCGACGAGCTCGTCGTGCCGCAGAACCACGCCTTCCATGTGCTCGTCCAGGGGAGCGGCGGTACGTTCGCGGATCCGGTGACCATCGGCCCCCCGACCGGGCCGGACCGGGTCTACCGCGGCGACGGCTACAGGTTCCGGCCGTGGGACGACGGTGGCCGCGTCCACGAGATGGACTACGACCTGGACGGACGCCGCGACCTGGTGTTCTGGAACCAGGACCACTTCGCGGTGCATCTCCAGGACCGGCGGGGTCTGTTCGCCGCCGAGGCCAGCACGACGTTCACGACCGAGGTCGCGTTCGACTCGGACGACCCTGCCTCGCTCGCCGCTCCCCAGGAGGTTCGCCACAGGCGTATCGACGACAGCCTGACCGGAGCCCCGACGGGGAGAGTGCTGCACTCGTTGACCGACCTGAACGGCGACGGCGTCGCCGACCTCGTGGTCTTCTCGCTGGACATCAGGAGCATGTGGAACGTGCGCTTCACGTACGAGGTCCACCGGGGCGCGCCGACACCCGGGGGCGGCACGGTGTTCGCGCCCGCTGCCGGCGCCGCGACTCTCTCGGACGGCCTTCCATACGAGATCGGGCCGTACGACTTCGACAACGATGGTCAGGTCGACGTGATGTTCAGAACGATGAGGTTCGGCGTCTTCAAGACGGTCCGCATGATTGGCGCAGGGATGCTGACCCGTTCCGTGCCGATGCGTCTCGACTTCTACCGCATGGAAGGTGGCGTCTACTCGGGCAAGCCGAGCGCCGTCCGCAAGATCAGAGGCCGCGCCCCCGGCGTTTCTGGAGAGAAGGGCATCTTCCATCCCTCGGTTCTGGTCGGGGATGTGAACGGCGACAGCCGCCTGGATCTGCTCGTGCAAAAGGGCCGGAAGGGTCTGAACGTCTTTCTTGGCGTGCCGGGATCCGAGCTGTTCGCCGGAAGGCCTGAGGAAGTCGCGATCGCCATGCCGAACGAGGAGTACACCTGGTTGGTGGACCTCAACAGGGACGGCAAGCAGGACGTCCTCATGCATCACACGTTCACTACCGAGCCGCATCGGGTGGCGATACTGGTGGCCAAGTGA
- a CDS encoding TetR/AcrR family transcriptional regulator: MAERVHAYHHGDLRTALVEEAAAMISEGGAASVTMRAIGSRLGVSRGAPYRHFPDKTALLVAVAVAGFKRLNRRLGSGDAEASSSSVERLRRMGEQYVRFALEHPAHYRLMYGKEALERQDQPELRKAAGALLENLVDVIRVHQQSGEIETADPRAQAYVAWSAVHGLASLLIERQIDPNVDVDDLIRQTTQTILDGMRGRSPD, encoded by the coding sequence ATGGCCGAGCGAGTACACGCCTACCATCACGGAGATCTCCGAACCGCCCTCGTCGAAGAAGCCGCCGCCATGATCTCGGAGGGTGGCGCCGCCAGCGTAACGATGAGGGCGATAGGCAGCCGCCTCGGTGTATCGCGGGGAGCGCCCTACCGCCACTTCCCCGACAAGACGGCCCTCCTGGTCGCGGTCGCGGTCGCGGGGTTCAAGCGTCTCAACCGGCGCCTGGGGTCGGGCGACGCAGAAGCCTCTTCATCCAGCGTCGAGCGACTCCGGCGCATGGGCGAGCAGTACGTGCGCTTCGCCCTGGAGCATCCGGCGCACTATCGCCTGATGTACGGCAAGGAGGCCCTTGAGCGCCAGGATCAACCGGAACTGCGAAAGGCGGCCGGAGCTCTGCTCGAGAACCTGGTCGATGTGATCCGGGTCCACCAGCAGAGCGGCGAGATCGAGACAGCGGATCCGCGAGCACAAGCCTACGTCGCATGGAGCGCGGTCCACGGTCTGGCGTCGCTCTTGATCGAAAGGCAGATCGACCCCAACGTCGACGTGGACGACCTGATCCGGCAAACCACCCAGACGATCCTGGACGGGATGCGAGGTCGCAGCCCGGACTAG
- a CDS encoding DUF5916 domain-containing protein — protein sequence MRLLSRGTARMRLAICLLAIGLLAAQAVEARQDSEPAPGSPASLTEPLNLPPSFDGPAPPVPPAVMNRDDSGKTTVRAVRLATPLRIDGRLDEALYNAVPPISDFLQVEPRPGEPATDRTDVWITFDETTVFVSLRCWQDPDRIAANDMRRDSYSEDDYFDIALDTFHDGRNAVVFTVYASGGRFDAQITDERQMNVDWNPVWDLRTGRFEGGWTAEAAIPFRSLRYRPGRAQIWGVNLQRYTQWKNESSTLNRIPVALGSMGIMQMSLAGPLVGLEAPPASRNLEFKPYLVADMVSDRLANPEISNDVSAEAGIDIKYGVSQNLTADFTYNTDFAQVEADQQQVDLTRFSLFFPEKRDFFLENQGTFGFGGARAGGFGGPDDTPSLFYSRRIGLQDGRAIPIEGGARLTGRTGRYTLGLLNIQADDEPLSGAMATNFGVMRLKRDILRRSSVGVIYTRRSIDQSGAGRNEAYGVDGTFAFFDNLTFNTYWAETSTLGLTDDEASYRLQMDYNGDRYGVQLERLRVGGNFNPGIGFVRRHDMRRSFGEFRFSPRPADSKLVRKYSWTGSMAYIENGAGLVETREAEAEFGIEFHSGDEIELTYVRSYEFLPHPFPIASDITLGVGGYDFDYVQAQLQLGQQRRISGGFFLEYGDFYSGRKTSFGWGWGRLSLSSQFLLEPGISFNRVELPQGDFDVELVDVRAIYTVNPRMFVSALFQYDSESRGLAANVRLRWEYTPGSELFVVYNEQRDTLTSGFPGLNDSALIVKVTRLFQL from the coding sequence ATGCGATTACTCTCGCGCGGCACGGCGCGCATGCGCCTTGCGATCTGCCTGCTCGCCATCGGCCTCCTTGCGGCTCAAGCCGTCGAAGCACGCCAGGATTCCGAACCCGCGCCCGGCTCGCCCGCGTCGCTGACGGAGCCGCTGAACCTTCCCCCCTCCTTCGACGGCCCAGCTCCTCCCGTGCCGCCGGCCGTGATGAACCGGGACGACTCGGGCAAGACCACGGTCCGGGCCGTTCGCCTCGCCACTCCGCTTCGGATCGACGGCCGGCTCGACGAGGCTCTCTACAACGCCGTGCCGCCGATTTCGGACTTCCTTCAGGTCGAACCGCGGCCGGGGGAGCCGGCCACCGACAGGACGGATGTCTGGATCACGTTCGACGAAACCACGGTCTTCGTGTCGCTCCGCTGCTGGCAGGACCCCGACCGGATCGCGGCCAACGACATGAGACGCGACTCGTACAGCGAGGACGACTACTTCGATATCGCTCTCGACACGTTCCACGACGGTCGCAACGCCGTCGTCTTCACCGTCTACGCCTCGGGCGGCCGCTTCGACGCCCAGATCACCGACGAGCGCCAGATGAACGTCGACTGGAATCCGGTCTGGGATCTCAGAACGGGCAGGTTCGAGGGCGGTTGGACGGCCGAAGCCGCGATCCCGTTCAGGTCACTCAGGTATCGGCCCGGCCGCGCGCAGATCTGGGGCGTCAACCTGCAGCGCTACACGCAGTGGAAGAACGAGAGCTCGACCCTGAACCGCATCCCGGTGGCGCTCGGCTCGATGGGCATCATGCAGATGTCGCTGGCCGGACCCCTGGTTGGGCTGGAAGCCCCGCCGGCCTCGAGGAACCTGGAGTTCAAGCCCTATCTGGTGGCCGACATGGTGAGCGACCGCCTGGCGAACCCGGAGATCTCGAACGACGTAAGCGCCGAGGCCGGCATCGACATCAAGTACGGAGTCAGCCAGAACCTCACGGCCGACTTCACGTACAACACCGACTTCGCCCAGGTCGAGGCCGACCAGCAGCAGGTCGATCTGACGCGCTTCAGCCTCTTCTTCCCCGAGAAGCGGGACTTCTTCCTCGAGAACCAGGGGACCTTCGGCTTTGGCGGAGCCCGGGCCGGCGGATTCGGGGGGCCAGACGACACGCCGTCCCTGTTCTACAGCCGCCGCATCGGCCTCCAGGACGGGCGCGCGATCCCGATCGAAGGCGGCGCCCGTCTGACCGGACGGACGGGTCGCTACACGCTCGGGCTGCTGAACATTCAGGCGGACGACGAACCGTTGTCGGGCGCCATGGCGACGAACTTCGGCGTCATGCGGCTCAAGCGGGACATCCTGCGCCGCAGCAGCGTCGGCGTCATCTACACGCGCCGATCCATCGACCAGAGCGGCGCCGGGCGCAACGAAGCCTATGGCGTCGACGGAACGTTCGCCTTCTTCGACAACCTCACGTTCAACACCTACTGGGCCGAAACGAGCACACTGGGGCTCACCGACGACGAGGCCAGCTATCGCCTGCAGATGGACTACAACGGCGACCGCTACGGAGTCCAGCTCGAGCGGCTGCGGGTTGGCGGCAACTTCAACCCGGGCATCGGCTTCGTCCGCCGCCACGACATGCGCCGTTCCTTCGGCGAGTTCCGGTTCAGCCCGCGCCCGGCCGACAGCAAGCTGGTCCGCAAGTACTCCTGGACCGGGTCGATGGCCTACATCGAGAACGGCGCCGGCCTGGTCGAGACGCGCGAGGCCGAGGCCGAGTTCGGCATCGAGTTCCACAGCGGGGACGAGATCGAACTGACGTATGTGCGGAGCTACGAGTTCCTCCCGCATCCGTTCCCCATCGCCTCGGACATCACGCTCGGTGTCGGCGGCTACGACTTCGACTACGTGCAGGCCCAACTGCAACTGGGCCAGCAGCGGCGGATCTCGGGCGGGTTCTTCCTCGAGTACGGCGACTTCTACAGCGGCCGGAAGACGTCCTTCGGCTGGGGCTGGGGGCGCCTGAGTCTGAGCTCGCAGTTCCTGCTCGAACCCGGCATCTCGTTCAACCGCGTGGAGTTGCCGCAGGGCGACTTCGACGTGGAGCTCGTCGACGTGCGCGCGATCTACACGGTGAACCCGCGCATGTTCGTGAGCGCGCTGTTTCAGTACGACTCCGAAAGCCGGGGACTCGCCGCGAACGTGCGGCTCCGCTGGGAGTACACGCCCGGCAGCGAGCTCTTCGTCGTCTACAACGAACAGCGCGACACGCTGACGTCGGGCTTCCCCGGGCTCAACGACAGCGCGCTGATCGTGAAGGTCACGCGGCTGTTCCAGTTGTAA
- a CDS encoding winged helix-turn-helix domain-containing protein, with translation MAERPTYAFGPFLLDAAERRLLRRGRIVPVRPKIFQTLKVLVENRDRLVHKDELMAMVWPDTNVAESNLTHNLSVLRKILGQDGETQYVVTVPGRGYRFTAPVRTPVGGSIAVRPFANMTPDPEQDFFCEGLVEEVVEALVRVDGLRVVSRTSSFDRGLSRLSAPRFGRKLGVAAILEGSARRSGDRVRISVQLIRVADGIHLWSRHYDRVLGTISEIRIQEDIARAIARRVNVELRTPNARRARRLTTDNQEVWRAEWG, from the coding sequence GTGGCAGAGCGTCCCACCTACGCCTTCGGGCCGTTTCTTCTCGATGCCGCGGAGCGCCGGTTGCTCCGCCGCGGGCGAATCGTGCCAGTGCGGCCGAAGATCTTTCAGACGCTGAAGGTGCTCGTCGAGAACCGCGACCGTCTGGTCCACAAGGACGAGTTGATGGCGATGGTGTGGCCCGACACCAACGTCGCCGAGAGCAACCTCACGCACAACCTGTCCGTGCTGCGGAAGATCCTGGGCCAGGATGGGGAGACGCAGTACGTCGTCACGGTGCCCGGCCGCGGCTACCGCTTCACGGCTCCGGTCAGGACGCCGGTCGGGGGATCGATCGCGGTGCGGCCCTTCGCCAACATGACGCCCGATCCGGAACAGGATTTTTTCTGTGAGGGGTTGGTCGAGGAGGTGGTGGAGGCGCTGGTGCGGGTCGATGGCCTGCGGGTCGTGTCCCGGACCTCCTCGTTTGACCGAGGGCTGTCCCGCCTGAGCGCACCGCGGTTCGGTCGGAAGCTGGGCGTGGCGGCGATCCTGGAGGGCAGCGCGCGAAGGTCCGGCGACCGGGTGCGGATCTCGGTTCAGCTCATCCGGGTCGCCGACGGCATCCATCTCTGGTCTCGCCACTACGACCGGGTTCTCGGCACGATCTCCGAGATTCGGATTCAGGAGGACATCGCCCGGGCGATCGCGCGTCGGGTGAATGTCGAACTCCGGACTCCCAATGCCCGCCGGGCGAGGCGGCTCACGACGGACAACCAGGAGGTGTGGAGGGCGGAGTGGGGCTGA
- a CDS encoding PQQ-binding-like beta-propeller repeat protein: MKSARPLECVVVVVTLALGFAFSAALAAQDAASTFVPVTDEMLEDPPDSEWLMFRRTHDSWGYSPLDQVDRENVQQLGLVWSREIAVGTSEITPLAYDGVLYVPSFEDTIEAVDSTTGDFIWRYTREQPEGLYAQVGFNAKNNRNIAIYDRLILNNSDDNHAFALDAETGELVWETQILDYKVNPATHSSGPIVADGRVVSGRSCRPWGGPESCIMIALDALTGEELWRTRTMPAPGEPGDETWGDVPFEKRHHVGTWMVPSYDPELELIYFGTAVTSPAPKFMLGGTELTHLYHNSTLALEADTGEIRWYFQHLNDHWDLDHPFERILVDLPVSPDPEAVRWIREGLEPGETRKVMTGIPGKTGFVYTLDRETGEFLWARPTVPQNVVVDIDETTGRAVENTEIIFTELDQEMLVCPTWIGGKDWEAGSYSPLTRTMYYPLRNMCARMLVTGDTNSPRAQAFEQQVAIYNLAADHIQAPGEEYLGTVYAISAVTGETKWLFETEGATYSVVATGGGLIFGGDSSGRFRAFDHETGEVLWEVNVGAPAMGYPISYAVDGRQYVAISTGPGSLRHTPEGAARARGGSLFVFALPEGRQD, from the coding sequence ATGAAGAGTGCGCGCCCGCTCGAGTGCGTGGTGGTGGTTGTGACCCTGGCCCTGGGCTTCGCGTTCAGCGCCGCATTGGCGGCCCAGGATGCGGCATCGACGTTCGTGCCGGTCACGGACGAAATGCTCGAGGACCCGCCCGACTCGGAGTGGCTCATGTTCCGCCGCACGCACGACAGTTGGGGCTACAGTCCGCTGGACCAGGTCGACCGCGAGAACGTCCAGCAGCTCGGTCTGGTCTGGTCACGGGAGATCGCCGTCGGAACCTCCGAGATCACGCCCCTGGCCTACGACGGGGTCCTCTACGTTCCCTCGTTCGAGGACACGATCGAGGCGGTCGACTCGACGACCGGGGACTTCATCTGGCGCTACACGCGCGAGCAGCCCGAGGGGCTCTACGCGCAGGTCGGCTTCAACGCGAAGAACAACCGGAACATCGCGATCTACGACCGGCTGATCCTGAACAACAGCGACGACAATCACGCCTTCGCGCTGGATGCCGAAACCGGCGAGCTGGTCTGGGAGACGCAGATCCTCGACTACAAGGTGAACCCCGCGACTCACAGCTCGGGTCCGATCGTCGCGGACGGCCGCGTCGTCTCGGGGCGGAGTTGCCGTCCATGGGGCGGGCCGGAGTCCTGCATCATGATCGCGCTCGATGCCCTGACCGGGGAGGAACTCTGGCGGACACGCACGATGCCTGCGCCGGGCGAGCCCGGGGACGAAACCTGGGGCGACGTGCCGTTCGAGAAGCGGCACCACGTCGGCACCTGGATGGTGCCGAGTTACGACCCGGAGCTCGAGCTCATCTACTTCGGCACCGCAGTCACTTCGCCGGCGCCCAAGTTCATGCTTGGCGGCACCGAGCTGACGCACCTGTACCACAACTCGACGTTGGCGCTGGAGGCGGACACCGGCGAGATCCGCTGGTACTTCCAGCACCTGAACGACCACTGGGACCTGGACCATCCCTTCGAACGCATCCTCGTCGACCTTCCGGTGTCGCCCGATCCCGAGGCGGTGCGCTGGATCCGGGAGGGCCTCGAACCCGGCGAGACACGCAAGGTGATGACGGGGATCCCCGGCAAGACCGGCTTCGTCTACACGCTGGACCGCGAAACCGGCGAGTTCCTGTGGGCGCGGCCGACCGTGCCGCAGAACGTTGTCGTCGACATCGACGAAACGACGGGGCGGGCGGTCGAGAACACCGAGATCATCTTCACGGAGCTGGATCAGGAGATGCTCGTGTGCCCGACCTGGATCGGTGGTAAGGACTGGGAAGCCGGTTCCTACAGCCCGCTGACCCGGACCATGTACTACCCGCTGCGGAACATGTGCGCGCGGATGCTGGTGACGGGCGACACGAACAGCCCGCGGGCGCAGGCGTTCGAACAGCAGGTCGCGATCTACAACCTGGCTGCGGACCACATCCAGGCGCCCGGCGAGGAGTACCTCGGCACGGTGTACGCGATCTCCGCCGTGACGGGTGAAACGAAGTGGCTGTTCGAGACGGAAGGCGCAACCTACTCGGTCGTCGCGACGGGCGGGGGCCTGATCTTCGGCGGCGATTCGAGCGGGCGCTTCCGCGCCTTCGACCACGAGACCGGCGAGGTTCTATGGGAGGTCAACGTCGGCGCCCCGGCGATGGGCTACCCGATCTCCTACGCCGTCGACGGCCGCCAGTACGTGGCCATTTCGACCGGGCCGGGAAGTCTCCGCCACACGCCGGAAGGCGCCGCGCGCGCCCGGGGCGGGAGTCTGTTCGTGTTCGCACTGCCGGAGGGTCGCCAGGACTAA